One genomic region from Kineobactrum salinum encodes:
- a CDS encoding amidohydrolase, translating into MLLQRRLCITALAAASLGTMPAVNAQQPAADQLMLNARVHTPSGWQEALAIRDGVIVAVGSSAQIGALRAEDTEVHDLNGATVLPGLHDMHVHPVMGGLARQRCQIPQELALPAIQQHVADCVAKAEPGEWIQGGQWDASAIGQVPTRAMLDEVAPDNPVALTDTSGHSLWANSRALEMAGVTRDTRDPKGGIVERDDNGEPAGVFREDAKQLVEEHIPLPTREEITAALQWSLETMLSHGITTFTDAFIGVSGNGEAELQAYAALADAGVLKQRTRLCIAWTDDNPSAEALIAKRNHFARDRLAPDCIKMFIDGVPTDSHTAAMLEPYGGSVGSHRDNASATGMLLIDEETLNNAVTRFDKEGLTVKFHAAGDGAVRASLEAVQATRENNGFSTLLHNIGHNTFVHPDDIRAARKIGATFEVSPYLWAPSAINNAIESAVADQRMERAWPVKDMLEAGALVVPGSDWSVVPSVNPWIGLETIVTRRVAGDADGEQFGGKQAIGLEQAFDIFTANSARQAGNANITGRIEPGMLADLVVVEENPFQVPLHRVHATTVQMTFIEGEKVYEAGSR; encoded by the coding sequence ATGCTACTTCAACGACGTCTCTGTATTACGGCTCTTGCGGCTGCCTCGCTGGGCACGATGCCGGCGGTCAATGCTCAGCAACCGGCCGCCGACCAGCTCATGCTGAATGCCAGGGTACACACACCCTCAGGCTGGCAGGAAGCATTGGCGATCAGAGACGGAGTCATCGTCGCTGTTGGCAGCTCGGCGCAGATCGGGGCCCTGCGCGCGGAGGATACCGAGGTGCACGATCTCAACGGTGCCACCGTACTCCCGGGTTTGCACGACATGCATGTGCATCCGGTCATGGGTGGATTGGCCCGGCAGCGCTGCCAGATACCGCAGGAGCTGGCGCTGCCGGCGATCCAGCAGCACGTGGCCGACTGCGTAGCGAAAGCGGAACCCGGCGAGTGGATACAGGGCGGCCAGTGGGATGCATCGGCCATCGGCCAGGTGCCCACCCGGGCCATGCTCGATGAAGTTGCGCCGGATAATCCGGTGGCGCTCACGGACACCAGTGGCCACAGTCTGTGGGCGAACAGCCGGGCGCTGGAAATGGCCGGGGTGACCCGCGATACCCGTGATCCGAAAGGCGGTATCGTCGAGCGCGATGACAATGGTGAACCTGCCGGTGTTTTCCGGGAGGACGCCAAACAACTGGTGGAGGAGCATATTCCCCTGCCGACCCGGGAAGAGATCACAGCGGCGCTGCAATGGTCGCTGGAGACCATGCTCTCCCACGGTATTACCACCTTTACCGACGCTTTTATCGGTGTGAGCGGCAATGGAGAAGCCGAATTGCAGGCTTACGCCGCGCTCGCCGATGCCGGGGTGCTGAAGCAGCGTACCCGGCTGTGCATTGCCTGGACGGATGATAACCCTTCGGCCGAGGCGCTGATTGCAAAGCGCAATCACTTCGCTCGCGACCGTCTGGCGCCCGATTGCATCAAGATGTTCATCGACGGTGTTCCCACCGACAGTCACACCGCGGCCATGCTGGAACCCTACGGCGGCAGTGTCGGCAGCCACCGGGATAACGCCAGTGCTACTGGCATGCTGTTGATCGACGAGGAAACCTTGAACAACGCGGTAACGCGCTTCGACAAAGAAGGGCTGACGGTCAAGTTTCACGCCGCCGGCGACGGCGCGGTCCGCGCAAGCCTGGAAGCTGTACAGGCGACGCGTGAGAACAATGGCTTCAGTACGCTGCTGCACAACATCGGCCACAACACCTTTGTACATCCGGACGATATCCGCGCGGCGCGGAAGATCGGCGCCACCTTTGAGGTCTCGCCCTACCTGTGGGCGCCCAGCGCCATCAACAATGCCATCGAAAGCGCGGTGGCTGACCAGCGAATGGAGCGTGCCTGGCCCGTCAAGGATATGCTGGAGGCTGGTGCCCTGGTTGTCCCCGGCTCCGACTGGTCGGTGGTGCCCTCGGTCAATCCCTGGATCGGCTTGGAAACCATTGTTACGCGGCGTGTGGCTGGCGATGCAGATGGCGAGCAGTTCGGCGGCAAACAGGCAATCGGTCTTGAGCAGGCCTTTGATATCTTCACCGCCAACTCAGCCCGGCAGGCGGGCAATGCCAATATCACCGGACGCATTGAGCCGGGCATGCTGGCGGACCTGGTTGTAGTGGAGGAAAACCCGTTCCAGGTGCCTCTGCACAGGGTGCATGCAACCACCGTCCAAATGACGTTTATTGAGGGTGAGAAGGTTTACGAGGCGGGTAGTCGCTAG
- a CDS encoding MotA/TolQ/ExbB proton channel family protein, with product MNFLELTMYEVARLFLVPVLLIISGLFVFAFVSLGGFVVEVVQRRNVRRRAALCPLRQYLTRDDSHSGVSSESLQLKILQLLEPLRVTTRIAPMLGLVATMIPLAPALLALGDGDLAQVGENLVVAFAAVIIALIAASITFLILTVRRRWLLDALHTLEREGVV from the coding sequence ATGAATTTTCTGGAACTTACGATGTACGAGGTGGCCCGGTTGTTCCTGGTGCCGGTACTGCTAATTATTTCCGGCCTGTTTGTGTTTGCATTTGTGTCTCTGGGCGGCTTTGTAGTGGAAGTGGTTCAGCGCCGCAACGTCCGGCGCAGGGCCGCGTTGTGCCCCCTCCGCCAGTATCTGACCCGCGACGACAGTCACTCGGGAGTGAGCTCGGAATCCCTGCAACTGAAAATCCTGCAACTACTGGAACCGCTGCGTGTGACTACCCGCATCGCGCCCATGCTGGGCCTGGTCGCAACCATGATACCACTGGCGCCTGCCCTGCTGGCGTTGGGTGATGGCGACCTGGCACAGGTTGGCGAGAATCTGGTGGTGGCCTTTGCCGCGGTAATTATCGCGTTGATCGCGGCGTCCATCACCTTCCTGATCCTCACCGTGCGGCGGCGCTGGCTGTTGGATGCGCTGCACACCCTTGAACGTGAAGGGGTGGTGTGA
- a CDS encoding Ntn hydrolase family protein, giving the protein MTYCLAIAIEDGLVFCSDSRTNAGPDRVSTYSKMHRFSVAYDRSLVLLSAGNLATSQAVVAQIQRDLEEDASFNILKARYVADVADYIGEISVREQAKYQASSAPGAGPGFNANATFILGGQIKGHPQALYLVYPEGNHITASELYPYLQIGEAKYGKPILDRIVRPDTPYETAMRCALVSMDSTIRSNATVGPPLECLFYRNDSLKPHARYFTLEERHPYLAKLRQSWDDNIREAFTKLPPLNEVFADAE; this is encoded by the coding sequence ATGACTTATTGTCTCGCCATCGCCATCGAAGATGGATTGGTGTTCTGCTCCGACTCCAGGACCAATGCCGGTCCGGACCGCGTCAGCACCTACAGTAAAATGCACCGCTTTTCAGTAGCCTATGACCGCTCGCTGGTGTTGTTGAGTGCCGGCAACCTGGCCACCAGCCAGGCGGTGGTGGCGCAGATCCAGCGCGACCTGGAGGAAGACGCCAGCTTCAACATCCTCAAGGCCCGCTATGTGGCTGATGTGGCCGATTATATTGGCGAAATCAGCGTCCGTGAACAAGCCAAGTACCAGGCCTCCAGCGCGCCCGGCGCCGGACCGGGTTTCAACGCCAACGCAACCTTCATCCTGGGCGGTCAGATCAAGGGGCATCCCCAGGCCCTGTACCTGGTGTACCCGGAGGGCAACCATATCACCGCCTCCGAACTGTACCCCTATCTGCAGATCGGCGAGGCCAAGTACGGCAAACCCATCCTGGACCGGATCGTGCGCCCGGACACCCCCTATGAAACCGCTATGCGCTGCGCACTGGTGTCAATGGATTCCACCATCCGCTCCAATGCCACCGTAGGACCTCCGCTGGAATGCCTGTTCTACCGCAACGACAGCCTCAAGCCCCATGCGCGGTATTTCACGCTGGAGGAACGTCACCCCTACCTGGCCAAGTTGCGCCAGTCCTGGGATGACAATATCCGCGAGGCCTTCACCAAGCTGCCCCCTCTCAACGAAGTGTTTGCAGACGCCGAATAA
- a CDS encoding winged helix-turn-helix domain-containing protein, whose product MRRKHKLLQSIDPVFVGRDAELEVLHSLLEPDGPGAMHVYGIAGIGKSRLLAVFAGQARAAGATFVVLDCRAMEPTAEGFLQELGPAIGGQTGDVRQASRRLGELGTRVVLVLDTYEVYHLMDSWLRRTLVAALPANVRLLCLGRERPLTAWRTLPGVRFHALALGPLEDAEAVDLLKYAGVPDRAATRIARVTHGHPLALQLAASAYVERPDLVFDEITLQQALEELTAMYLTDVRDPVTRRALEACAVVRRITVSLLQALLPDRAPRDTYDRLSSLPFVDPADDGLLIHDSVREAIARSLRARDPSGFLNYRKAAWLQLREEMRAAGRDELWRYTADMLYLIENPTVREAFFPSGTRSLAVEPATSDDGDAIAEIIESREGADASAHLQRWWRRRPDTFTVVHGRDGGVQGLCCKFLSDQVEPGWLEEDPITAAWCRHLEQHPLPARQQALFCRRWLGAADGEAPSEVQAAVWLDLKRTYMEQRPQLRRVYLTVKDLAAYAPVATRLGFEVLDGWEQQLDGAVFSSAVLDLGPDSVDGWLATLAAAELGIEQSSLLDADARELVVDGTRVALTPLEFGVIQYLSNRQGQAVSRTDLLRNVWDTEYFGGSNVVDTVVRSLRRKLGCHAGRVETVTGVGYRLRSQA is encoded by the coding sequence ATGCGGCGGAAACACAAGTTATTACAGTCGATCGACCCGGTATTCGTCGGCCGGGACGCCGAACTGGAGGTTCTGCACTCGCTGCTTGAGCCGGATGGCCCCGGCGCCATGCACGTTTACGGCATTGCGGGTATCGGCAAGAGCCGGCTGCTGGCCGTGTTCGCCGGTCAGGCCCGGGCGGCGGGGGCGACCTTCGTCGTGCTCGACTGCCGTGCCATGGAGCCCACCGCCGAGGGCTTTCTGCAGGAACTGGGCCCGGCCATCGGCGGGCAGACCGGAGATGTTCGCCAGGCGAGTCGTCGCCTGGGCGAGTTGGGCACCCGGGTCGTATTGGTGCTCGACACTTACGAAGTCTACCACCTGATGGATTCCTGGCTGCGCCGGACGCTGGTCGCGGCGCTGCCCGCCAACGTCCGCCTGCTCTGCCTCGGCCGGGAGCGGCCCCTGACCGCCTGGCGAACCCTGCCCGGGGTGCGCTTTCACGCCCTGGCGCTGGGGCCTCTGGAAGATGCAGAGGCCGTGGACCTTCTGAAGTACGCCGGTGTACCGGACAGGGCCGCCACACGGATCGCCCGGGTCACCCACGGCCATCCGCTGGCCCTGCAACTGGCGGCCTCGGCCTATGTCGAACGGCCCGATCTCGTCTTCGATGAGATCACTCTGCAGCAGGCTCTGGAAGAACTCACTGCCATGTATCTGACCGACGTCCGGGACCCGGTCACCCGCCGCGCACTCGAAGCCTGCGCCGTGGTCCGCCGCATCACCGTCTCCCTGCTTCAGGCTCTGCTGCCTGACCGGGCGCCACGCGACACCTATGACCGGCTGAGCAGCCTGCCATTTGTAGACCCGGCCGATGATGGACTGCTCATTCACGATTCGGTGCGCGAAGCCATCGCCCGCTCCCTGCGGGCACGGGACCCCAGCGGGTTCCTCAACTACCGCAAGGCCGCCTGGCTGCAGCTCCGGGAGGAAATGCGGGCCGCCGGCCGGGATGAGCTCTGGCGCTATACCGCCGACATGCTCTACCTCATTGAAAACCCGACGGTGCGCGAGGCCTTTTTCCCCAGTGGGACTCGAAGCCTGGCCGTGGAACCGGCGACCAGCGATGACGGCGACGCCATTGCGGAGATTATCGAAAGCCGGGAAGGTGCCGATGCGTCGGCTCATCTGCAGCGATGGTGGCGGCGACGGCCCGATACCTTTACCGTGGTCCACGGCCGCGATGGAGGGGTACAGGGGCTGTGCTGTAAATTTCTCAGCGATCAGGTGGAGCCCGGCTGGCTCGAGGAGGACCCCATTACCGCCGCGTGGTGCCGGCACCTGGAACAGCATCCCCTGCCCGCGAGGCAACAGGCGCTCTTCTGCCGGCGCTGGCTTGGTGCTGCAGACGGTGAGGCCCCCTCGGAGGTCCAGGCAGCTGTCTGGCTGGACCTGAAGCGCACCTATATGGAACAGCGTCCGCAGTTGCGGCGGGTCTATCTGACGGTCAAGGATCTGGCCGCCTATGCACCGGTAGCCACACGCCTGGGCTTCGAGGTGCTGGATGGCTGGGAACAGCAACTCGACGGCGCGGTCTTTTCCAGCGCGGTGCTGGATTTGGGTCCGGATTCTGTGGACGGCTGGCTGGCCACGCTGGCGGCAGCAGAGCTGGGTATAGAGCAGAGCTCCCTGCTGGACGCTGACGCCCGGGAGCTGGTGGTAGACGGCACCCGGGTGGCGCTGACGCCTTTGGAATTCGGGGTTATCCAGTACCTCAGCAACCGGCAGGGGCAGGCGGTGTCACGAACCGACCTGCTGCGCAACGTCTGGGATACCGAGTACTTTGGCGGCAGCAATGTGGTGGACACGGTGGTGCGCAGCCTGCGGCGCAAACTGGGGTGCCATGCCGGGCGGGTAGAGACCGTAACCGGTGTGGGTTACCGCTTGCGGTCGCAGGCCTAG
- a CDS encoding cupin domain-containing protein: MAAVLLLLAVPGFAEDEQAFVRAYDSAAIEWGACPAFMPESCGLAILQGDPAKNNTDVLFRLRAGTTAPHHRHTSAERMVLLAGKMRVDYDGQAAVVLKPGNYAYGPPKLAHTATCESREDCMLFISFDQPVDATAVDQ; this comes from the coding sequence GTGGCAGCAGTCCTGCTATTACTGGCCGTTCCAGGTTTCGCCGAAGACGAGCAAGCCTTCGTTCGGGCATATGACAGTGCGGCGATAGAGTGGGGCGCCTGCCCGGCGTTCATGCCCGAATCCTGCGGCCTGGCGATATTGCAGGGGGATCCGGCGAAAAACAACACCGATGTGCTGTTCCGACTGCGCGCTGGTACCACGGCGCCGCACCACCGACACACATCGGCCGAGCGAATGGTGTTGCTTGCCGGCAAAATGCGGGTGGATTACGACGGTCAGGCGGCGGTGGTGCTGAAGCCCGGCAACTATGCCTACGGGCCGCCGAAGCTGGCTCATACGGCCACCTGCGAGTCGAGGGAAGACTGTATGCTGTTTATTTCCTTTGACCAGCCCGTGGACGCCACGGCAGTGGATCAATAA
- a CDS encoding NUDIX hydrolase: MANAMERPIAASIAVLIRGGEVLLVRRGNRPDAGIWGFPGGKVEFGESIEQASIRELLEETGVHGEARQVITALDVFDRNPGEGLRQHFILIAVLCRWISGDPLAADDAVDARWFPVQDLDTAGLAMSSGVVRVLRQAQLLAADGPGQ, translated from the coding sequence GTGGCAAATGCAATGGAGAGGCCCATAGCGGCGTCTATCGCCGTGCTCATTCGCGGCGGAGAGGTACTGCTGGTGCGCCGCGGCAATCGGCCCGACGCCGGCATCTGGGGCTTTCCCGGTGGCAAGGTGGAGTTCGGCGAGTCCATTGAACAGGCCAGCATACGGGAACTGCTGGAGGAAACGGGGGTGCATGGCGAGGCCCGGCAGGTGATTACCGCGCTGGACGTGTTCGACCGCAATCCGGGGGAGGGCCTGCGGCAGCATTTTATCCTGATTGCGGTGCTGTGCCGCTGGATTTCGGGAGATCCATTGGCCGCGGACGATGCAGTGGATGCGCGCTGGTTTCCGGTCCAGGATCTGGACACAGCCGGTCTGGCGATGAGCTCGGGCGTAGTCCGGGTGCTGCGGCAGGCGCAGCTGCTGGCGGCGGATGGGCCCGGACAGTGA
- a CDS encoding TonB-dependent receptor domain-containing protein translates to MKMPLVVTMLTAFTSPLALAQTDEDTRMEEVVVSASATTQVLREAPAAMSVITREQLLERPVRDVLDAVRESVGVTLSGAGFTRRSINIRGMDGGHTLFLVDGRRVNASADVIAHSDFELGWIPPQAIAQIEMVRGPMSALYGSEALGGVINVITRPVTDTWSGNITLLHGEPSGSGGGERQTGAYVAGPLIEDRLGVRAYLDYQKRDNTPSAADPALSGTEARRAETGGATFSYTPAPEHRIDLSLQRADDLRRRDARTAGPAHLARDYVYRDDVRRQQIDVHYNGDFQSFALEAGAYRSTLERENRGSDLLAPPSEQELSSDIVEGRVRFERGSHRLLAGGEYRHETLDDGSLITTGSESATVHSLYLQDNIALPVEDVTLTLGLRADDHEQFGTEYSPRAYLVWQVSDSLTLRGGYGEGFKAPTLKQLSPQYSAFGGGGRFEITGNPQLQPETSRSVELGLLHQAGRLRTEATIYENRLRDLVQTECFVNCGQFGLERRQYVNVAEARLRGFEFASSVTLPLGFDAGVNYSYLDAVDRESDERLLERPRHSATARLGWNQGPWSAHLRVQRVGSQLRTVDNAVATLPYYSLWHLGGAWEVTTTVTLRAGIENLTDERLSERSELFTYDERRRYAYFSANLNF, encoded by the coding sequence ATGAAAATGCCCCTGGTCGTCACCATGCTGACGGCTTTTACTTCCCCTTTGGCACTGGCCCAAACTGACGAGGATACCCGCATGGAGGAGGTTGTGGTCAGTGCCTCGGCCACAACGCAGGTTCTGCGCGAGGCGCCGGCGGCGATGAGTGTGATCACCCGTGAACAGTTGCTGGAGCGGCCGGTGCGGGATGTGCTGGACGCGGTGCGCGAATCGGTCGGCGTTACTCTGAGCGGTGCCGGCTTTACCCGCCGCAGCATCAATATTCGTGGCATGGATGGCGGCCACACGCTGTTTCTGGTGGATGGCCGGCGGGTGAATGCCTCGGCCGATGTTATCGCCCATTCCGACTTCGAGCTGGGCTGGATTCCGCCGCAGGCGATAGCGCAGATCGAAATGGTGCGCGGGCCCATGTCGGCACTGTACGGTTCCGAGGCACTGGGCGGAGTGATCAACGTGATCACCCGGCCGGTGACTGACACCTGGAGCGGAAATATCACGCTGCTGCATGGCGAGCCGTCTGGCAGTGGTGGCGGAGAGCGGCAGACAGGTGCCTATGTAGCGGGCCCGCTGATTGAAGACCGCCTGGGCGTGCGGGCCTATCTGGATTACCAGAAGCGGGACAACACGCCCAGCGCAGCTGATCCGGCCCTGTCCGGCACCGAGGCGCGGCGTGCCGAGACCGGCGGCGCTACCTTTAGTTACACGCCGGCGCCGGAACATCGCATCGACCTGTCGTTGCAGCGCGCCGATGACCTGCGCCGCCGCGATGCCCGCACCGCCGGGCCGGCCCATCTGGCCCGGGACTATGTCTATCGGGATGATGTGAGGCGCCAGCAGATCGATGTGCACTATAACGGTGACTTTCAGTCCTTTGCCCTGGAGGCAGGCGCCTACCGTTCAACCCTGGAGCGGGAAAATCGCGGCAGCGACCTGCTGGCTCCGCCCTCGGAGCAGGAGCTGAGCAGCGATATCGTGGAAGGCCGGGTGCGCTTTGAGCGGGGTTCCCACAGGCTGCTGGCGGGCGGCGAATACCGGCATGAGACGCTGGATGATGGCTCCCTGATCACTACCGGATCCGAATCTGCCACCGTGCATTCCCTGTATCTGCAGGACAATATCGCCCTGCCGGTGGAAGATGTGACGCTGACCCTCGGATTGCGGGCGGATGATCACGAGCAGTTCGGTACTGAGTACAGCCCGCGTGCTTACCTGGTATGGCAGGTCAGTGATTCCCTGACTCTGCGCGGCGGCTATGGCGAGGGCTTCAAGGCGCCCACGCTGAAACAGCTGTCTCCCCAGTATTCTGCGTTTGGTGGCGGTGGCCGTTTCGAGATCACCGGTAACCCGCAGCTGCAGCCTGAAACCAGCCGCAGTGTCGAACTGGGCCTGTTGCACCAGGCCGGCCGGCTGCGCACGGAGGCCACCATCTATGAAAACCGCCTGCGCGACCTGGTGCAGACCGAGTGCTTCGTGAACTGCGGCCAGTTCGGGTTGGAACGGCGCCAGTATGTGAATGTGGCGGAAGCCCGCCTCCGCGGCTTTGAGTTCGCCTCCAGCGTGACACTGCCGCTGGGTTTTGATGCCGGGGTCAACTACAGCTATCTGGATGCCGTGGATCGGGAAAGCGATGAGCGCCTGCTGGAACGTCCGCGGCACTCAGCCACCGCACGTCTGGGCTGGAACCAGGGGCCGTGGTCGGCGCACCTGCGAGTGCAGCGTGTCGGCAGTCAGTTGAGAACCGTGGACAACGCGGTGGCAACGCTGCCCTACTACTCCCTGTGGCATCTCGGCGGCGCCTGGGAGGTGACTACCACGGTGACGCTGCGGGCGGGTATCGAGAACCTGACGGATGAACGTCTGAGCGAACGTTCGGAGTTGTTCACATACGATGAAAGGCGCCGCTATGCTTATTTTTCTGCCAACCTGAATTTCTGA
- a CDS encoding sodium:calcium antiporter has translation MSIMNPEQWSLLQGGLVFSLCALVIGLAGTRITRIVDQLADSTGIGEAAAGAVLLGASTSVGGSVLSVTSAWNGHAELAISNALGGIAVQTFFLAIADMFYRRANLEHAAASAPNMMQNGLLISLLALIMLAPHLPDVTFWGIHPVTPVLFGFYAYGLRLVQRTQKTPMWRPSITRETRQDTPDDISAMPSPARLWTEFLLLMTVLGLAGWTLEPAATTIAAKTGMSYTIVGVMLTAVSTSIPELVTSVAAVRRGALTLAVGGIIGGNAFDTLFTAASDIAYRQGSIYHAMSADTQFWVALTLLMSAILIMGLIRRERNGIGHIGAESLAILVLYIMGVGVLLTGSPA, from the coding sequence ATGTCAATAATGAATCCCGAGCAGTGGTCCTTGTTGCAAGGTGGCCTGGTGTTCAGCCTCTGTGCCCTGGTGATTGGTCTCGCCGGCACCCGTATTACCCGGATCGTGGACCAGCTCGCCGATAGCACCGGCATTGGCGAGGCAGCGGCAGGTGCCGTGCTGCTCGGGGCGTCCACCTCTGTGGGCGGATCGGTGTTGTCGGTGACCTCCGCATGGAATGGCCATGCCGAACTCGCCATCAGCAATGCGCTGGGCGGCATTGCTGTTCAGACTTTTTTCCTCGCCATTGCGGACATGTTCTACCGCCGCGCCAACCTGGAACACGCGGCGGCCTCGGCGCCGAACATGATGCAGAACGGGCTGCTGATCTCCCTGCTGGCGTTGATCATGCTGGCGCCGCACCTACCGGATGTGACCTTCTGGGGGATCCACCCCGTGACGCCGGTATTGTTTGGGTTCTATGCCTATGGCCTGCGTCTGGTGCAGCGCACCCAGAAGACGCCCATGTGGCGCCCTTCCATTACCCGGGAAACCCGTCAGGACACACCCGACGATATCAGCGCGATGCCATCTCCGGCACGTCTCTGGACTGAGTTCCTGCTGCTGATGACGGTGCTGGGCCTGGCCGGCTGGACCCTGGAACCGGCGGCGACCACGATTGCCGCCAAAACCGGCATGAGCTACACGATTGTCGGCGTCATGCTTACGGCGGTGAGCACCTCCATTCCCGAACTGGTCACTTCGGTTGCCGCGGTGAGACGCGGGGCTTTGACGCTGGCGGTAGGCGGCATCATCGGCGGCAATGCATTCGACACGCTGTTTACCGCGGCGTCTGATATCGCCTATCGGCAGGGTTCGATTTATCACGCCATGTCCGCTGACACGCAATTCTGGGTAGCTCTAACCCTGTTGATGTCCGCCATTTTGATCATGGGGCTGATTCGCCGCGAGCGCAACGGCATCGGGCATATCGGCGCGGAGAGCCTGGCCATCCTGGTACTGTACATAATGGGAGTCGGGGTATTGCTGACCGGTTCGCCAGCATAG
- a CDS encoding DUF2149 domain-containing protein encodes MSTAIKSSVRPSGESVLNRRFLDLDEDDDPILSVVNVIDVFLVIIAVLLVIVASNPLNPFAEDRVVVVTNPGEDNMQMIIKDGQELTRYESSEEIGEGQGVLAGTAYRLPDGSFVYVPEE; translated from the coding sequence ATGAGCACGGCAATAAAAAGTAGCGTTCGCCCGAGTGGTGAATCGGTATTGAACCGCCGCTTCCTCGACCTGGATGAGGACGACGACCCGATTCTGTCAGTGGTAAATGTGATCGATGTGTTTCTGGTGATTATTGCGGTATTGCTGGTGATAGTGGCCTCCAATCCGCTTAATCCGTTTGCCGAAGACCGGGTGGTCGTGGTCACCAACCCCGGCGAAGACAACATGCAAATGATCATCAAGGATGGGCAGGAACTGACCCGCTATGAAAGCTCCGAGGAGATAGGTGAAGGCCAGGGCGTGCTGGCCGGCACTGCCTATCGCTTGCCTGATGGTTCCTTTGTTTATGTACCGGAGGAATAG